Part of the Aquimarina sp. MAR_2010_214 genome is shown below.
CTTCTTGTGAGGCATGAAATGGAGGATTACACATCGTAAAATCAAAGTACTCTTCATCTTTTATAATCCCTTCGAATATATTGGCATTGTTAGTCTGATGTCTTATTTCAATGGCATCACTCAAATGTTTATTTATTTTAATATTGTTTTTTGCAGATACCACCGCTTTTTTTTCAATATCTGATCCAACCATACGCCAATCATATACTTGTGACCCTAAAATAGGGTAAATACAATTAGCACCCATACCAATATCTAAACCTTTTATTTTGGTAGTAACTCCTTCTTTTAATAACACATCAGCCAAATGATGTATATAATCTACTCTCCCGGGGATAGGAGGACAGAGATAGCCTTCAGGTATATTCCAATCCTTTAATCCATAATGATGCTTTAAAATAGCTTTATTCAACTCCAAAACTGCTTTTTGGTTAGAGAAATCTATTGTACTCTTTCCATATGCATTGATAAAGACAAAAGTTTCTAATACTTCATGTGTATTTATTAATGCCGTAAAATCATATGGTCTATTATGAATATTATTGAGATGCACGCTTACTTAATTTATGTGTTATTTTTTATCATTTAATTTCATCAATACCCTGTTTAAACTTCTTAACGTAATTCCCATATAATTAGCGATGTCTTTTTTTGAAATTACCTCGGTAAACTCAGGAAAATCCTTTTTAAGCTTTAAAATATTATCTTCTATGGTATATGATTGTTGGTAAGAATGTCTTGGAGCTTTATAAGCTATTTTAACTGCCATGGATTTCATTACCAATCTATTAAATCTTTTGTCTTGCTCTAACAAGTAATTGAAATTAGCATATGAAATTTTATAAACCTCTAGTCTTGTAATAGCTTCAATACTACAAAAGCTTAATTTACCAGTAAAGACTTCTAATTCTCCGAATTTCATTCCTTTGCCCAAGAACTCCTGAATAAAATCTTTTCCATTTTCATCAGACAAATAACACTTTGTGATGCCTTCTTTAATAATAAAAACAGAAGTGTATCTTTTGTCTTGTTCTATTATTTTTTGTTGCGGTAGAAATCTTTCTTCAATAAAATAGTTAATATCCAACCGACAAAGAATATCAATATAATCTAATAATTCCTGATCGGTTCTTACCATTTTTCTTGTGTTCGGACATTTGTCCTTTTTATTTAATTCTACAAACTATTTCTTTGAACTCAGTAAAATTATAGAATAAAAAGGGATTAAATATTGCAAATGGAAAGATTATTAAAGCAGGTAGAGTTTATTAAAGAAATCGATAAAATTAAATACATACGGCGTCAAACTAAATTATTTAATAGCAATAGACGAGAAAATGATGCAGAGCATAGTTGGCATTTGGCTATGATGGCACTTGTTTTGGC
Proteins encoded:
- the rlmF gene encoding 23S rRNA (adenine(1618)-N(6))-methyltransferase RlmF; the encoded protein is MHLNNIHNRPYDFTALINTHEVLETFVFINAYGKSTIDFSNQKAVLELNKAILKHHYGLKDWNIPEGYLCPPIPGRVDYIHHLADVLLKEGVTTKIKGLDIGMGANCIYPILGSQVYDWRMVGSDIEKKAVVSAKNNIKINKHLSDAIEIRHQTNNANIFEGIIKDEEYFDFTMCNPPFHASQEEASKGTLKKLKNLGISEHIELNFGGQANELWCNGGEALFLKRMIKQSVPFAKQVGFFTSLVSKKENLPKLEKQLNKMKATHTTITMEQGNKKSRFITWKF
- a CDS encoding Crp/Fnr family transcriptional regulator; the encoded protein is MVRTDQELLDYIDILCRLDINYFIEERFLPQQKIIEQDKRYTSVFIIKEGITKCYLSDENGKDFIQEFLGKGMKFGELEVFTGKLSFCSIEAITRLEVYKISYANFNYLLEQDKRFNRLVMKSMAVKIAYKAPRHSYQQSYTIEDNILKLKKDFPEFTEVISKKDIANYMGITLRSLNRVLMKLNDKK